In a genomic window of Methanosarcina horonobensis HB-1 = JCM 15518:
- a CDS encoding ABC transporter substrate-binding protein, translating into MRDRLTTFSILAVVLVIFTVFTASGCVTKGGTGDQTNTVTVTDMQGRSVTVKAPVERIVLMESSKTQELAAIDGKAIADKIVGWDNDFKDYAGDGYVKFVEKYPKLADVPNVGSLDDSTFSVEKVIALNPDVVIMHNWEFMWCGDATKEALIRLEQAGIPVVFVDFYMDPMTNSTKSMLLLGQILGKEQRAKDIVDFYDQHVDAVYSRLAKNAGLKPSVYIETGYNGPETYGITEGDVAWGSIVKKAGGDNIAEPLLGNTSKAISPEYLINQNPNIIILTGRNWSTPGSIRMGYTSTAADTRNTIDAYIARPGWDTINAVKNRKVYGIYHGYCFSIYNFVALEAFAKWFYPEEFKDIDPDATIREYHEKFMPVEYGGTFMYSHY; encoded by the coding sequence ATGCGCGATAGATTAACAACGTTCTCAATCCTTGCGGTCGTACTGGTTATTTTTACGGTCTTTACGGCCTCCGGCTGTGTTACAAAAGGCGGCACAGGAGACCAGACGAACACGGTCACCGTTACGGATATGCAGGGGAGATCGGTTACTGTAAAGGCACCGGTAGAACGGATTGTCCTGATGGAATCGTCAAAAACCCAGGAACTGGCCGCTATAGATGGGAAGGCCATTGCCGATAAGATTGTAGGGTGGGATAATGATTTCAAGGACTATGCAGGTGACGGATATGTGAAATTCGTGGAAAAATATCCGAAGCTGGCCGATGTTCCCAATGTAGGTTCCCTCGACGACAGCACATTCAGCGTTGAAAAGGTGATCGCGTTGAACCCGGACGTCGTCATCATGCACAACTGGGAATTCATGTGGTGCGGGGACGCGACAAAAGAAGCCCTGATCAGGCTGGAACAGGCAGGCATCCCGGTAGTCTTCGTGGATTTCTACATGGATCCGATGACCAACTCCACGAAGAGCATGCTGCTGCTTGGCCAGATCCTGGGCAAAGAACAAAGAGCGAAGGATATCGTCGATTTTTATGATCAACATGTCGACGCGGTTTATTCGCGCCTGGCGAAAAACGCCGGACTGAAGCCCAGTGTATATATAGAGACCGGATACAATGGCCCAGAAACATATGGCATAACCGAGGGCGACGTGGCATGGGGATCGATCGTAAAGAAGGCAGGTGGAGATAACATTGCCGAGCCTTTATTAGGAAATACCAGCAAAGCAATCAGCCCCGAGTACCTCATCAACCAGAACCCGAATATCATAATACTGACCGGCCGGAACTGGTCCACACCGGGATCGATCAGGATGGGATATACCTCAACCGCCGCAGATACGAGAAATACAATTGATGCATATATTGCACGCCCCGGATGGGACACGATTAACGCTGTCAAGAACCGCAAGGTTTACGGTATTTATCACGGATACTGCTTCAGCATCTATAATTTCGTGGCGCTGGAAGCTTTTGCGAAGTGGTTCTATCCGGAGGAGTTCAAGGATATCGACCCTGATGCTACCATCCGGGAGTACCATGAAAAGTTCATGCCCGTTGAATACGGCGGGACGTTCATGTACAGCCATTATTAA
- a CDS encoding ABC transporter substrate-binding protein has product MKKINVTGVFVILILAVLISCVAFSGCTESSGSSSASDASGTSENNVEKGNSAKNTQQQLVVGEVWGLGGVDPGLHSYDLNNFLVSEGLTSISPDYKLLPAIADSWEYVENSTWRFYLNENVEFHDGSKVTANDVKTALDRSMKLNPDLQGSLNIKEVKVVDDSTVDIITNTVDASLPGRMAYGAAGIYKNNEGAEGTISTPICTGPFKVVSYDKAADTLKLVKNENYRDGAPKLDSVVIKFGIGEPNTREMAVEKGEVDFTTEPTLGSTKRLESNKNLNVTIHPLCQGYKLKFGDVSKAPYDDVRVRRAIAYAIDRQKIVDNILLGRAAVSDGNGLTPGIEWRNNDLTGYAYDVQRAKGLLEEAGWKDTDGDGIVDKEGQKFKITLYTWPQRPALPPLAQATQSMLKDIGIESEVRIMEWDAISDRKKEWGMIWVAGGDTCMMIPDPSYYIEGNFYSEKNDYNYSNPNVDALIMKGRTIFDKEERYDAYREVQRIVYDEDCAQVHIAYHYLMVVTDKNVKGYIPNPAHHDYCINKDMYIE; this is encoded by the coding sequence ATGAAAAAAATAAACGTTACTGGAGTATTTGTAATTCTGATACTTGCGGTACTGATCAGCTGTGTCGCATTTTCCGGATGCACCGAATCGTCTGGATCATCCAGTGCATCTGATGCATCCGGTACATCCGAAAACAATGTGGAAAAAGGTAACAGTGCTAAGAATACTCAGCAACAACTGGTTGTTGGAGAAGTATGGGGGCTGGGGGGTGTTGATCCGGGTCTACATAGCTATGATTTGAATAACTTCCTGGTAAGCGAAGGATTGACATCCATTTCTCCTGATTACAAACTTCTACCGGCTATAGCAGATTCCTGGGAATATGTAGAAAACAGTACCTGGAGGTTTTACTTAAATGAAAATGTTGAGTTCCACGACGGCAGTAAAGTCACTGCAAATGACGTAAAAACTGCCCTTGACAGAAGTATGAAACTCAACCCGGACCTGCAGGGTAGCCTGAATATTAAAGAGGTCAAAGTCGTGGATGACAGTACAGTGGATATCATCACTAACACTGTCGATGCCTCTCTTCCTGGCAGGATGGCCTACGGAGCTGCCGGGATCTACAAAAATAACGAGGGTGCAGAAGGCACAATTTCAACTCCGATATGTACCGGTCCCTTTAAGGTTGTCAGTTATGATAAGGCAGCTGATACGCTAAAACTCGTAAAGAACGAAAATTACAGGGACGGCGCTCCAAAGTTAGATTCAGTCGTGATCAAGTTCGGTATTGGTGAGCCAAACACACGAGAAATGGCAGTCGAGAAGGGGGAAGTCGATTTTACTACGGAACCCACTCTGGGATCAACAAAAAGGCTTGAGAGCAACAAGAACCTCAATGTCACAATACATCCTCTCTGCCAGGGGTACAAGCTGAAGTTCGGGGACGTTTCAAAGGCACCGTATGACGATGTAAGAGTAAGGAGAGCTATAGCTTATGCCATTGACAGGCAAAAAATAGTAGATAATATCCTTCTGGGAAGAGCCGCGGTATCCGACGGGAACGGACTGACACCAGGTATCGAGTGGAGAAATAATGACTTAACAGGCTATGCCTACGATGTCCAGAGAGCAAAAGGGCTGCTTGAAGAAGCAGGATGGAAAGATACTGACGGAGATGGAATAGTAGACAAGGAAGGACAGAAGTTCAAGATCACACTCTACACATGGCCCCAGAGACCAGCGCTGCCGCCCCTTGCACAGGCTACCCAATCAATGCTTAAAGACATCGGTATAGAGTCTGAGGTAAGGATAATGGAATGGGATGCTATCAGCGACAGAAAAAAGGAATGGGGCATGATATGGGTTGCTGGCGGAGATACATGCATGATGATTCCGGACCCCAGCTACTACATTGAAGGAAACTTCTATTCCGAAAAGAATGACTACAATTACAGCAACCCCAATGTTGATGCGCTTATAATGAAAGGAAGGACTATCTTTGATAAGGAGGAAAGATATGATGCATATAGGGAAGTGCAGAGAATCGTTTATGACGAAGACTGTGCCCAGGTGCACATTGCCTATCACTACCTGATGGTAGTCACGGATAAGAATGTAAAAGGCTACATACCTAACCCGGCTCACCATGATTACTGCATCAACAAAGACATGTACATCGAATAA
- a CDS encoding ABC transporter permease produces MLEIILKRTGMFILVVIASTALVFFLLHSLPGESAEVMAKYIFLGNVELTPSNEAIDIIKDKYDLEKPLSSQYATWVWNAIHGNLGKSYQTNDPVTEEILIRLPATITLAFVSILLSLVIGIPAGIIAAVKQNSLTDYFCSTISVLGISIPSFWLAILLIFVFSYTLGLTPTMGYGDFKSLILPAVALGTPASAVIARLMRSSMLEVMRQDYIRTAVGKGLSYRMVILRHALKNTFIPVITIIGLEFGHLLGGTVIIETIFAWPGIGRLLITSISARDIPVIQGCIVFITITYLVINFITDISYSYLDPRIGRSKH; encoded by the coding sequence ATGCTGGAGATCATCTTAAAACGAACAGGTATGTTTATTCTTGTAGTCATTGCCTCTACTGCGCTTGTATTTTTCCTGCTTCACAGCCTGCCCGGAGAGAGTGCGGAGGTCATGGCCAAATACATTTTTCTGGGAAACGTCGAACTTACTCCCTCAAATGAGGCAATAGATATAATAAAAGACAAATATGACCTGGAGAAACCCCTTTCCTCCCAATATGCCACCTGGGTCTGGAACGCGATACACGGAAATCTGGGGAAATCATATCAGACAAATGACCCGGTAACTGAGGAAATCCTGATAAGGTTGCCTGCAACCATAACACTTGCTTTCGTCAGTATCCTTCTTTCCCTGGTCATAGGAATACCTGCAGGTATTATTGCTGCCGTGAAACAGAACTCGTTAACGGATTATTTCTGCAGCACTATATCCGTGCTTGGAATATCGATTCCCAGTTTCTGGCTTGCAATCCTTTTAATTTTTGTTTTTTCCTACACTTTAGGCTTGACACCGACAATGGGATACGGAGACTTTAAGAGCCTGATACTGCCGGCAGTTGCACTCGGAACTCCTGCTTCAGCTGTAATTGCGCGTCTCATGCGTTCAAGTATGCTGGAAGTCATGAGGCAGGACTACATCAGGACAGCCGTAGGAAAAGGCCTCAGTTACAGAATGGTTATCCTGAGACATGCGTTGAAGAACACGTTTATTCCGGTGATTACAATAATCGGGCTTGAATTCGGACACCTGCTGGGAGGTACTGTCATCATTGAAACCATTTTTGCATGGCCAGGCATTGGCAGGCTTCTTATAACATCCATATCTGCACGAGATATCCCGGTGATCCAGGGATGCATCGTTTTTATCACCATCACTTACCTTGTGATCAATTTTATAACAGACATCTCCTACTCCTATTTGGATCCCAGGATAGGGAGGAGTAAGCATTGA
- the nikC gene encoding nickel transporter permease, whose protein sequence is MKFKDIRLDDLLRNKASFLGLVIIGLLAFTAIAADFIAPYDPNKIELDDKLKPPSSEHIFGTDQLGRDQLSRVIHGTRTTFELSLIIVTVTASFGVFVGIIAGYCGGFIDEILMRLIDVLLAFPSIILALVIIGSLGPGILNTVIAISLVGWLYYARVARASTLSIKEKEYIEGARAMGCSEMYIYTHYILPNCLPPIIVLVTLNMGGVILTIASLGFLGLGAQPPTPEWGTMLNEGREFLRDCPWLSVVPGALIMISVLAFNFIGDGLRDILDPRQQVIK, encoded by the coding sequence TTGAAGTTCAAAGACATCAGACTGGATGACCTGCTCAGGAATAAGGCTTCATTCCTTGGACTTGTTATTATCGGGCTTTTAGCTTTTACTGCAATTGCAGCAGATTTCATAGCGCCTTATGATCCCAACAAGATAGAACTTGACGACAAACTCAAACCGCCGTCTTCCGAACATATATTCGGTACCGATCAACTGGGTAGGGACCAACTCAGCCGGGTGATTCACGGAACACGGACAACTTTCGAACTGAGCCTTATTATAGTCACTGTCACTGCTTCATTCGGAGTGTTTGTCGGTATTATAGCCGGGTATTGCGGAGGTTTCATTGATGAGATATTAATGCGTCTCATTGATGTCCTGCTTGCCTTTCCGTCCATAATCCTTGCCCTGGTCATAATCGGTTCACTTGGACCCGGGATTTTGAATACGGTAATTGCTATCTCGCTTGTAGGATGGCTATATTACGCAAGGGTTGCGAGGGCATCAACACTCTCAATCAAAGAAAAAGAATACATAGAGGGAGCCAGGGCGATGGGCTGCAGCGAAATGTATATTTACACACATTATATCCTGCCCAATTGCCTGCCTCCCATCATAGTTCTTGTTACCCTTAACATGGGGGGGGTGATATTGACCATAGCCTCTCTTGGTTTCCTTGGTCTTGGAGCCCAGCCTCCGACACCCGAGTGGGGTACCATGCTCAACGAAGGGCGGGAGTTCCTGAGGGATTGTCCATGGCTATCTGTAGTTCCCGGGGCCTTGATAATGATTTCTGTCCTGGCATTCAATTTTATCGGAGACGGATTAAGAGATATTCTGGACCCCAGGCAGCAGGTGATTAAGTGA
- a CDS encoding ABC transporter ATP-binding protein gives MTLLSIRNLKSYFVTRDGVVKAVNQVSLDIFENETLGLVGESGCGKTVLALSILRLLSENTVVEGKISFKGNDLLRLNEEEMRDIRGKEIAQIFQNPLSSLNPVLTIGLQVSEPFMLHRGMKLADAWQSAISMLRAAKIPSPAERGKEYPHQFSGGMRQRAMISMGLACNPALILADEPTKGLDVTIQSQIIELMRELVKDRGASMLIITHDLAVAAELCDRIAVMYSGEIVEVSEIKDFLSNPGHPYCRGLLRSLPLNGMEPIPGNSPSLIDVPEGCRFHPRCEYAMERCRNEHPEIYEVENGRKTRCFLYA, from the coding sequence GTGACTCTCTTATCCATCAGGAACCTTAAGAGCTATTTTGTAACTCGTGATGGGGTTGTGAAGGCAGTTAACCAGGTAAGCCTTGATATATTCGAAAACGAGACTCTCGGCCTTGTAGGGGAAAGTGGATGCGGAAAGACCGTTCTTGCGCTGTCTATCTTAAGGCTTTTGTCGGAAAATACGGTAGTCGAAGGTAAGATCTCATTTAAGGGAAATGATCTTTTGCGTCTTAATGAGGAAGAGATGCGGGATATCCGGGGCAAGGAGATAGCCCAGATATTTCAGAACCCCCTTAGTTCCTTGAATCCTGTCCTGACAATCGGTTTACAGGTTTCGGAACCTTTCATGCTTCACAGAGGCATGAAACTTGCAGATGCATGGCAGAGCGCCATATCAATGCTGCGTGCTGCAAAGATACCGTCTCCAGCAGAAAGGGGAAAAGAATACCCTCATCAATTCAGCGGGGGAATGAGGCAGAGAGCTATGATATCCATGGGGCTTGCGTGCAACCCTGCGTTAATACTCGCCGATGAGCCTACAAAAGGCCTTGATGTAACCATACAGTCCCAGATAATCGAACTGATGAGGGAGCTTGTGAAGGACAGGGGAGCATCGATGCTCATCATCACCCACGATCTTGCTGTTGCTGCAGAACTTTGTGACAGAATTGCAGTCATGTATTCGGGGGAAATAGTGGAGGTTTCGGAAATCAAGGATTTTTTAAGTAATCCGGGTCATCCCTATTGTAGAGGCCTTTTACGGTCTTTGCCATTGAACGGTATGGAACCTATACCCGGAAATAGTCCTTCTTTAATTGATGTTCCGGAAGGGTGCCGCTTCCACCCCAGATGCGAATATGCCATGGAAAGATGCCGGAACGAACATCCTGAAATATATGAAGTTGAAAACGGCAGAAAAACGAGGTGTTTCCTTTATGCTTGA
- a CDS encoding ABC transporter ATP-binding protein produces the protein MKLKTAEKRGVSFMLEVRDIKKTFSKGLVHKKYLRAVDGVSFTIGEKETFGLVGESGCGKTTVGRLILRLMEPDAGDVVFNGTNITGLNKPDLRKMRPKMQILFQDADSSLHPRMRIRESVAEPLKLYNLVPESDIEKKVVELLEMVGLQKEHLNRYPHELSGGQNQRVVLARVLALGPQFIVADEPTSALDVSVQAQILSLMNEMQQKYGFSCLFISHDLSVIRKMTSNMGVMYLGKLVETGRTEDVFETPKHPYTQALISAVRIAGSESLQKTSPIEGETPDPMNPPSGCKFHTRCPQKMDICERVEPEVVNVGNGQVACHLFE, from the coding sequence ATGAAGTTGAAAACGGCAGAAAAACGAGGTGTTTCCTTTATGCTTGAGGTGCGGGACATTAAAAAAACTTTTTCAAAAGGACTGGTGCATAAGAAGTATCTCCGAGCCGTAGATGGTGTTAGTTTCACCATAGGCGAAAAGGAGACTTTCGGGCTGGTCGGAGAAAGCGGTTGTGGAAAGACTACTGTTGGCAGACTCATTTTGAGGCTTATGGAGCCTGATGCCGGGGATGTAGTCTTTAACGGGACAAACATAACAGGGCTCAACAAACCGGATCTGAGGAAAATGCGCCCGAAAATGCAGATCCTGTTCCAGGATGCGGATTCCTCTTTACATCCCAGGATGAGGATACGGGAGAGCGTGGCTGAACCTTTGAAGCTGTATAACTTAGTACCGGAATCAGATATCGAAAAAAAAGTAGTTGAGCTGTTAGAAATGGTTGGGCTTCAAAAAGAGCATCTTAACAGGTATCCTCACGAGTTAAGCGGAGGGCAAAACCAGAGAGTAGTGCTGGCAAGGGTACTTGCTCTCGGACCGCAATTCATTGTTGCCGACGAGCCGACATCTGCACTGGATGTCAGTGTGCAGGCTCAGATATTATCCCTGATGAATGAGATGCAGCAGAAGTATGGCTTTTCATGTCTTTTCATATCTCATGACCTGAGTGTCATAAGAAAAATGACCAGCAATATGGGTGTGATGTACCTTGGCAAGCTTGTGGAAACAGGCCGGACGGAAGATGTTTTTGAGACGCCAAAGCACCCTTATACGCAGGCTTTGATCTCGGCTGTCAGGATAGCCGGTTCGGAAAGTCTACAAAAAACATCTCCCATTGAAGGTGAGACGCCGGACCCGATGAATCCGCCATCGGGATGTAAGTTCCATACACGATGTCCACAAAAGATGGATATATGCGAAAGAGTCGAGCCTGAAGTGGTCAATGTAGGAAATGGGCAGGTAGCGTGCCATTTATTCGAGTGA
- a CDS encoding FecCD family ABC transporter permease produces MTSVSAMIVLLVGIAAAFGSYDLTFVEVYRIIFGGIINRIFLESTLPDSVTSTIIWDLRLPRICMAIVSGASLGIAGAIMQGVLRNPLAEPFTLGISSAAAMGASLSIIGGIRFFGSYSVVINAFICAFVATMVIYTIAKSKGMTPETIILSGIAIMFLLDAVTSFMQYLGTAQQVQAVVFWMMGSISVAGWDAVFIVFLTAIVSIPYLIYKASDITIIGAGDETAHSLGINVEKVRMQTLAFGALLTAAVTAFCGIIGFVGLLSPHITRMIIGGDNRYVIPGSAMVGAVLLLGADTVARTILSPMILPVGIMTAFVGVPFFMYLFMRKGRESW; encoded by the coding sequence TTGACCAGTGTATCGGCAATGATTGTTCTTTTGGTCGGTATTGCAGCAGCCTTCGGCTCCTATGATCTCACCTTTGTTGAGGTCTATAGAATCATCTTTGGTGGAATCATTAATAGAATTTTTCTAGAATCAACCCTTCCCGATTCTGTCACTAGCACCATAATCTGGGATCTTCGCCTTCCCAGAATCTGCATGGCAATCGTTTCAGGTGCAAGTCTTGGGATTGCCGGTGCAATTATGCAAGGGGTACTCCGCAATCCATTGGCTGAACCATTTACGCTTGGCATCTCTTCTGCTGCCGCAATGGGGGCATCCCTGTCGATCATAGGCGGGATAAGGTTTTTTGGATCCTACAGTGTGGTAATCAACGCCTTCATCTGCGCTTTCGTTGCAACCATGGTTATCTACACGATCGCAAAAAGCAAGGGCATGACCCCTGAGACAATTATTCTCTCTGGAATTGCCATCATGTTCCTGCTTGACGCTGTCACATCCTTCATGCAGTATCTTGGCACTGCGCAGCAAGTTCAGGCAGTAGTCTTCTGGATGATGGGAAGTATTTCGGTTGCAGGCTGGGATGCTGTATTCATCGTCTTTCTGACTGCCATAGTTTCTATTCCATATCTGATATATAAGGCTTCAGATATCACTATCATCGGGGCCGGTGATGAGACCGCCCACAGCCTTGGGATAAATGTCGAAAAAGTACGAATGCAAACCCTCGCATTTGGGGCTCTACTCACAGCTGCAGTTACTGCATTCTGCGGGATTATAGGATTTGTCGGCCTGCTCTCCCCGCATATTACAAGGATGATCATCGGGGGAGACAACCGTTATGTTATTCCAGGATCTGCTATGGTAGGGGCAGTTCTTCTCCTTGGTGCAGATACAGTAGCAAGAACTATCCTCTCTCCAATGATCCTCCCGGTCGGAATCATGACCGCTTTTGTTGGAGTTCCATTCTTTATGTACCTTTTTATGCGTAAGGGGAGAGAATCATGGTGA
- a CDS encoding ABC transporter ATP-binding protein translates to MVKVDINQVSFSYPSADVLHDVTFQIGPGEITGIVGPNGSGKSTLIKCIDTILKPKGSILLDGTNVLKMDPVERARNISLVPQYETSAMDSTVFETVLMGRRPHSAWRIRNEDINKVAEVLECFGLTDMAMQKFVSLSGGQKQITMLARAICQEPKFLLLDEPTAALDIKNQLEVLDVIRKLVKERNMAAIIAIHDLNLGSRYADSIVMLKEGMIFSKGKADELYTSDMIEKVYGVESVVLEVLGKPHVIPVSPMKKESFDLAE, encoded by the coding sequence ATGGTGAAAGTTGATATCAATCAAGTATCCTTCAGTTATCCTAGTGCTGATGTACTCCATGATGTGACTTTCCAGATAGGGCCTGGAGAGATAACTGGTATCGTCGGTCCAAATGGTTCTGGAAAGAGCACTCTTATTAAGTGTATAGATACAATCCTTAAGCCAAAGGGTTCTATTCTACTCGATGGAACTAATGTTCTGAAGATGGATCCGGTTGAACGTGCCCGTAATATCAGCTTGGTTCCGCAGTATGAAACCAGTGCGATGGATTCGACTGTCTTTGAGACCGTGCTTATGGGCAGGAGACCACACTCGGCCTGGAGGATAAGGAATGAAGATATAAACAAGGTTGCAGAAGTTTTGGAATGCTTTGGTCTCACAGATATGGCTATGCAAAAATTTGTTAGCCTTTCAGGGGGTCAGAAGCAAATCACTATGCTTGCCCGTGCGATCTGTCAGGAGCCTAAATTTCTTCTTTTGGATGAACCAACCGCTGCCTTGGATATCAAAAATCAGCTTGAGGTACTTGACGTTATACGAAAACTTGTAAAGGAGCGAAACATGGCAGCTATCATTGCTATCCATGATCTAAATCTAGGGTCCCGTTACGCAGACTCAATCGTGATGCTCAAAGAAGGTATGATATTTTCTAAAGGAAAGGCAGATGAGTTATATACTTCGGATATGATTGAGAAAGTTTACGGTGTGGAATCTGTAGTATTGGAAGTGCTCGGAAAACCTCATGTCATTCCTGTAAGCCCAATGAAAAAAGAATCATTTGATCTAGCAGAGTAG
- a CDS encoding ABC transporter substrate-binding protein, which produces MDKNNKYLYFGIGLVILILALGVMKTSMSSDYEKNASATFDTGMNFTLFIYGNANGDMNIDQQDIDLIEQIGAGKTDSTPLADANLDGKVDSKDVEQVKAIMDGAATEMIVQDSYSNPVRVKTPVERIVSLDKMIAENAQVIGVGDKIVGIDKDTASRSIILPEISKVKNVGDAAEPDIEAIVALKPDLVVQNQYFDEELMNKMKEASLTPLSMIYHGDIQNSLGYAKMLGYLCGSPNSANRYVDWMGNTLGNVHDKLADLNEDERAKVIYLYPRKGEALGSGGDECPTIKTLQFLGANTMTKDTKGTKGNLMDTASYFEIDPEVVIMKNPEVIVMEDFDVALGYGLTDKAVAQSELDKIKAMPGFGSIDAVKNNKVYLVDVNIVSHSNCLGALYISKALYPDQLADMDPYAIHQKYVTDFLKLPDMDVKKDGLFIYPDIS; this is translated from the coding sequence ATGGACAAAAATAACAAGTATCTATATTTTGGTATCGGTTTAGTAATATTAATTCTGGCACTTGGAGTTATGAAAACCTCCATGAGCTCGGATTATGAAAAAAACGCCAGCGCTACTTTCGATACAGGAATGAATTTTACACTTTTCATCTATGGAAATGCTAATGGGGATATGAATATTGATCAGCAAGACATCGATCTAATAGAACAGATTGGAGCAGGAAAAACTGACTCAACACCCCTTGCAGATGCTAACCTCGATGGAAAAGTGGACAGCAAGGATGTTGAGCAGGTAAAGGCAATCATGGATGGAGCTGCAACAGAAATGATTGTGCAAGATTCCTACAGTAATCCTGTAAGGGTCAAGACACCTGTTGAGCGTATAGTTTCGCTGGACAAAATGATCGCCGAGAATGCCCAGGTAATAGGAGTTGGAGACAAAATTGTCGGAATTGATAAAGACACTGCTTCCCGGAGCATTATTCTTCCCGAGATTAGTAAGGTGAAGAATGTAGGCGATGCAGCGGAACCAGATATAGAGGCTATTGTAGCCTTAAAGCCGGACCTTGTTGTTCAGAATCAGTACTTTGATGAAGAACTTATGAATAAGATGAAAGAAGCCAGTTTAACTCCCTTAAGCATGATCTATCATGGAGATATTCAGAACAGCTTAGGGTATGCAAAGATGCTCGGATATCTTTGCGGATCCCCAAACTCAGCCAACAGATACGTAGACTGGATGGGAAATACCTTAGGTAACGTTCACGATAAACTTGCCGACTTGAACGAGGATGAACGAGCAAAAGTGATTTATCTGTATCCAAGAAAAGGTGAAGCTCTTGGAAGCGGTGGTGATGAATGCCCGACGATCAAGACTCTCCAATTCCTTGGTGCAAACACCATGACCAAAGATACAAAAGGCACAAAAGGAAACCTCATGGATACTGCGTCCTACTTCGAGATCGATCCTGAGGTGGTTATTATGAAGAACCCTGAGGTGATAGTGATGGAAGATTTTGATGTAGCATTAGGTTATGGTTTGACGGACAAGGCCGTAGCCCAATCCGAACTTGATAAAATCAAAGCAATGCCTGGGTTTGGCTCTATAGATGCCGTGAAGAATAACAAGGTATACCTGGTTGATGTGAACATTGTGTCTCACAGCAATTGCCTTGGTGCATTGTACATATCAAAGGCCTTGTATCCGGATCAACTGGCTGATATGGATCCCTATGCAATCCACCAAAAATATGTAACCGACTTCCTCAAACTTCCGGATATGGATGTTAAGAAGGATGGACTTTTTATCTATCCAGATATTTCTTAA